One genomic segment of Mangifera indica cultivar Alphonso chromosome 6, CATAS_Mindica_2.1, whole genome shotgun sequence includes these proteins:
- the LOC123217996 gene encoding protein transport protein SEC13 homolog B-like, which translates to MPSLKIEPGHEDTVHDVAMDYYGKRIATASSDYSVKIIGVGNNTSQHLAKLSGHKGPVWEVAWAHPKFGSLLASCSYDGNVIIWKEGNNNEWTQAHVFDDHKSSVNSIAWAPHELGLCLACGSSDGNISVFTARADGGWDTSRIDQAHPLGVTSVSWAPSTAPGALVGSGLLDAVQKLCSGGCDNTVKVWKLYDGLWKMDCFPALQMHTDWVRDVAWAPNLGLPKSTIASASEDGRVIIWTVAREGENWEGKVLNDFRIPVWRVNWSMTGNILAVADGNNNVTLWEEAADGDWRQVTVVEP; encoded by the coding sequence ATGCCTTCATTGAAGATTGAACCTGGTCATGAAGATACAGTCCATGATGTGGCAATGGATTACTATGGTAAGCGCATTGCCACTGCATCATCGGACTACTCAGTTAAGATCATAGGTGTGGGCAATAACACCTCTCAGCATTTGGCTAAGCTGAGTGGTCACAAAGGACCTGTTTGGGAGGTGGCTTGGGCTCACCCGAAGTTTGGGTCCCTGCTTGCATCATGTTCTTATGACGGGAATGTCATTATCTGGAAGGAGGGCAATAATAATGAGTGGACTCAAGCTCATGTTTTTGATGACCATAAATCTTCGGTTAATTCAATTGCTTGGGCTCCTCATGAACTTGGCCTATGTTTGGCCTGTGGTTCGTCTGACGGGAACATATCAGTTTTTACTGCAAGAGCTGACGGTGGCTGGGATACATCAAGGATTGACCAAGCTCACCCGCTGGGTGTGACTTCTGTGTCATGGGCTCCATCAACAGCACCTGGTGCCCTTGTGGGTTCTGGCTTGCTTGACGCAGTTCAGAAGCTTTGCTCAGGTGGTTGTGATAACACTGTGAAGGTGTGGAAGCTGTACGATGGGCTTTGGAAGATGGACTGCTTTCCAGCTCTTCAAATGCATACTGATTGGGTTAGAGATGTTGCTTGGGCACCGAACTTGGGGCTTCCAAAGTCTACCATTGCAAGTGCCTCTGAGGACGGAAGAGTTATCATATGGACTGTGGCCAGGGAAGGAGAAAACTGGGAAGGTAAGGTTTTGAATGACTTCAGGATCCCTGTTTGGAGAGTCAATTGGTCAATGACTGGAAACATATTGGCTGTGGCTGATGGGAACAATAATGTAACATTGTGGGAAGAAGCAGCAGATGGGGATTGGCGACAGGTGACAGTTGTTGAGCCATAG
- the LOC123218989 gene encoding cation/H(+) antiporter 4-like: MNYKAGLILSPAVIGKTASTKLLNSDAVNGIGVFGAFGYAGFLFFSGVKMDPTMVTRLSKRAIYIGFLSIIPPALFALSILQVFCNTKEEKDIQMEIAFGYASSTFPVITCVLSELKIINSELGRIAQSSAIVSGILSIFLFVFCNLFGENFHSVLIEFSIILIYTAFLFLVIRPAIKFVVRRLPEGKLLDKFFIGLFVFMFLLSVISAKWSPRFRFLGPHLLGLAIPDGPPVGSTLVEKLESMMNQIFLPMLFVTSGMRVEKLFIIFRSHLSIVTAFSIAVAMMVKFVACLLPSLYNNMPFKDALTVSAIMCSKGAVELAGFIYFSDKKIIDAELYALLFYFILFMSIVVPMLVTSLYDPARKYAGYHKRNIMALKPNSELSIVSCIHVPDDVTAAINLLDVALPSKDSPMVVNVLHLMKLRGQSTPIFISHDKRRSPNVSSYFENIIVSFDKFEGTNWGAISVNAFTAVSSPNFMQEDICTLALDKASSLIILPFHRRWYIDGNIESDDKYIRTLNSKVLEMSPCSVGILIDRGKINRPVYDDPLSEPEYHVAVIFIGGHDDREALTFAKRMALNTRVTLTVIHLVAAENEVKGDNWGKMLDTVILRDVQKNGYIHYEEMKVSDGPETARILHSVVSEFNLIIVGRRADVESPQTSGLSQWTEFPELGALGDLLASKDYSGRCSVLIVQQQRTA, from the exons atgaatTACAAGGCTGGCCTGATACTCTCTCCAGCGGTAATCGGAAAAACTGCTTCCACAAAGTTGTTAAATAGTGACGCCGTAAATGGGATTGGAGTCTTCGGGGCATTTGGCTATGCTGGCTTTCTTTTCTTTAGTGGCGTTAAAATGGATCCAACCATGGTGACAAGATTGAGTAAAAGGGCAATTTACATTGGTTTCCTGTCAATTATACCGCCTGCACTGTTTGCTTTATCAATCCTACAGGTTTTCTGCAATactaaagaagaaaaggatATACAAATGGAGATTGCATTTGGTTATGCTTCTTCGACATTTCCAGTCATAACTTGTGTGCTCAGTGAATTAAAGATCATAAATTCAGAACTTGGCCGAATCGCACAAAGTTCCGCAATTGTTAGTGGAATTTTGAGCatatttctctttgttttttgcAATTTGTTCGGAGAAAATTTTCACAGTGTTCTCATCGAATTTTCCATTATTCTCATCTACACTGCGTTCCTCTTTTTGGTGATTCGGCCTGCAATCAAATTCGTCGTTAGACGCCTCCCTGAAGGCAAGCTTCTAGACAAGTTTTTCATTGGACTTTTTGTATTCATGTTTCTGCTTTCTGTAATTTCAGCCAAATGGTCTCCAAGGTTTAGGTTCTTGGGGCCTCATCTTCTTGGACTGGCAATTCCAGATGGACCACCAGTGGGATCTACTTTGGTTGAGAAGTTAGAAAGTATgatgaatcaaatatttttaccCATGTTATTTGTAACATCTGGTATGAGGGTCGAAAAATTGTTCATCATTTTTCGCAGTCATCTCTCAATTGTAACTGCATTTTCGATCGCCGTAGCGATGATGGTGAAATTTGTGGCTTGCTTGCTGCCATCCTTGTATAACAACATGCCTTTTAAAGATGCTTTAACAGTTTCTGCCATTATGTGCTCTAAAGGTGCTGTTGAGCTCGCCGGGTTCATCTACTTCAGCGACAAAAAG ATTATAGATGCAGAATTATATGCCCTTCTGTTTTATTTCATCCTGTTTATGTCAATCGTTGTGCCAATGCTTGTGACAAGTCTCTACGACCCAGCAAGAAAATATGCAGGCTACCATAAGAGGAACATCATGGCTTTGAAGCCAAATTCAGAGCTTTCAATAGTATCTTGCATTCATGTACCCGATGATGTAACCGCAGCAATCAATCTATTGGATGTCGCATTGCCTTCTAAAGACAGTCCCATGGTGGTTAACGTTCTTCATCTCATGAAGCTTAGAGGACAATCAACTCCAATCTTCATTTCCCACGACAAGAGAAGAAGCCCCAATGTCTCTTCATATTTCGAAAACATCATCGTTTCTTTTGATAAATTTGAGGGAACCAATTGGGGAGCCATATCTGTCAACGCCTTCACAGCAGTTTCTTCGCCTAATTTTATGCAGGAAGATATATGCACTCTTGCATTGGACAAAGCCTCATCGCTGATAATCCTTCCATTCCATCGCAGATGGTACATTGATGGAAACATAGAGTCGGATGATAAATACATAAGAACCCTAAATTCCAAGGTCCTGGAAATGTCTCCTTGTTCAGTAGGAATCCTCATTGACCGCGGCAAAATAAACCGTCCGGTTTACGATGACCCATTATCAGAACCAGAATACCATGTTGCAGTCATATTTATAGGAGGCCATGATGATCGCGAGGCCTTAACTTTCGCAAAACGGATGGCTCTAAACACCAGGGTGACCCTCACAGTGATTCATTTGGTTGCGGCCGAAAACGAGGTGAAGGGGGATAATTGGGGGAAAATGCTGGATACGGTGATATTGAGGGATGTGCAGAAGAATGGGTATATACATTACGAGGAGATGAAGGTGAGCGATGGACCTGAAACGGCAAGAATACTTCACTCTGTGGTGAGTGAATTCAATCTCATAATTGTTGGGAGGAGAGCTGACGTAGAGTCGCCTCAGACGTCAGGGCTGAGCCAATGGACTGAATTTCCTGAGCTTGGAGCCCTTGGAGATCTTCTGGCATCAAAGGATTACAGTGGTAGATGCTCAGTTTTGATCGTGCAACAACAGCGGACAGCTTAA
- the LOC123219460 gene encoding GATA transcription factor 9-like produces the protein METPDFFGGGYFNATSANSFSPEKRIAADQKLGENFNFTIEDLLDFSNDDVIISDGVLLDNVTGNSTDSSTVTCNSAASGGDNNCAGNFGGNSFADSQFSGELCVPYDDLPDLEWLSNFVEDSFSIDQNLQHNHMHLLSGSKALTPESSSSCTQLSEHASNLVFLPETPLPGKARSKRSRAAPCDWSTRLLHVSTKASTMKRENLSSSLDTELGSIRKCLHCGAEKTPQWRTGPMGPKTLCNACGVRYKSGRLVREYRPAASPTFVSTKHSNSHRKVMELRRQKELQTAQQHQLLGQSSFFGLSNGQDEYLIHHQTGSDFRHMI, from the exons atggagacACCGGATTTCTTTGGTGGAGGTTACTTCAATGCCACGTCAGCGAACAGTTTCTCGCCGGAGAAGCGAATTGCTGCTGACCAAAAGCTCGGTGAGAACTTCAACTTCACCATTGAAGACCTGCTTGATTTCTCTAACGACGACGTGATTATCAGTGACGGTGTTCTCCTCGACAATGTTACTGGAAACTCCACTGATTCTTCCACCGTTACGTGCAATTCCGCTGCTTCTGGCGGAGACAACAACTGCGCAGGAAACTTCGGTGGCAACAGTTTCGCTGACTCTCAGTTCTCCGGCGAATTATGTGTGCCG tacGATGACTTGCCTGATCTCGAATGGCTGTCAAATTTTGTGGAGGATTCATTCTCAATAGACCAGAATTTACAACACAATCACATGCATTTGTTATCCGGATCCAAAGCACTCACACCCGAATCATCATCCTCCTGCACCCAATTATCGGAGCACGCCAGCAACCTGGTTTTCCTACCTGAAACCCCCTTGCCCGGCAAAGCTCGGTCCAAGCGCTCCCGTGCAGCACCTTGTGATTGGTCCACGCGACTCCTTCACGTCTCTACGAAGGCATCCACTATGAAACGTGAgaatttgagttcaagtttaGATACAGAGTTGGGATCAATTCGGAAATGCTTGCATTGTGGGGCAGAGAAAACCCCACAATGGCGAACCGGACCTATGGGTCCAAAAACCTTGTGTAATGCATGTGGAGTTCGATACAAGTCAGGTCGGTTGGTACGGGAATACCGACCTGCAGCAAGTCCAACATTTGTGTCAACAAAACATTCAAATTCACATAGGAAGGTAATGGAGCTTAGAAGGCAAAAGGAGTTGCAAACGGCACAACAACATCAACTCCTTGGCCAAAGTTCATTTTTCGGATTATCCAATGGCCAGGATGAGTACTTGATTCATCATCAAACAGGATCCGATTTTAGGCATATGATTTAG